In one Papio anubis isolate 15944 chromosome 11, Panubis1.0, whole genome shotgun sequence genomic region, the following are encoded:
- the PLAU gene encoding urokinase-type plasminogen activator isoform X1: protein MRALLAHLLLCVLVVSDSKGSRELQVPSDCGCLNGGTCMSNKYFSSIHWCNCPKKFGGQHCEIDKSKTCYEGNGHFYRGKASTDTMGRSCLAWNSATVLQQTYHAHRSDALQLGLGKHNYCRNPDNRRRPWCYVQVGLKQRVQECMVHNCADGKKPSSPPEELQFQCGQRTLRPRFKIVGGEFTTIENQPWFAAIYRRHRGGSVTYVCGGSLISPCWVVSATHCFINYPKKEDYIVYLGRSRLNSNTQGEMKFEVENLILHEDYSADTLAHHNDIALLKIRSKEGRCAQPSRTIQTICLPSMYNDPNDPPFGTSCEITGFGKENSTDYLYPEQLKMTVVKLVSHQKCQQPHYYGSEVTTKMLCAADPQWETDSCQGDSGGPLVCSIQGHMTLTGIVSWGRGCALKDKPGVYTRVSRFLPWIHSHTREQNGLAL from the exons ATGAGAGCCCTGCTGGCACACCTGCTTCTCTGCGTCCTGGTCGTGAGCGACTCCAAA GGCAGCCGTGAACTTCAAGTTCCAT CAGACTGTGGCTGTCTAAATGGAGGAACATGTATGTCCAACAAGTACTTCTCCAGCATTCACTGGTGCAACTGCCCAAAGAAATTCGGAGGGCAGCACTGTGAGATAG ATAAGTCAAAAACCTGCTATGAGGGGAATGGTCACTTTTACCGAGGAAAGGCCAGCACTGACACCATGGGCCGGTCCTGCCTGGCCTGGAACTCTGCCACCGTCCTTCAGCAAACATACCATGCCCACAGATCTGATGCTCTTCAGCTGGGCCTGGGGAAGCACAATTACTGCAG GAACCCAGACAACCGGAGGCGACCCTGGTGCTATGTGCAGGTCGGCCTAAAGCAGCGTGTCCAAGAGTGCATGGTGCATAACTGTGCAGATG GAAAAAAGCCCTCCTCTCCTCCAGAAGAATTACAGTTTCAGTGTGGCCAAAGGACTCTGAGACCCCGCTTTAAGATTGTTGGGGGAGAATTCACCACCATCGAGAACCAGCCCTGGTTTGCAGCCATCTACAGGAGGCACCGGGGCGGCTCTGTCACCTACGTGTGTGGAGGCAGCCTCATCAGCCCTTGCTGGGTGGTCAGCGCCACACACTGCTTCAT TAATTACCCAAAGAAGGAGGACTACATCGTCTACCTGGGTCGCTCAAGGCTTAACTCCAACACGCAAGGGGAGATGAAGTTTGAGGTGGAAAACCTCATCCTACATGAGGACTACAGCGCTGACACGCTTGCTCACCACAACGACATTG ccttgctgaaGATCCGTTCTAAGGAGGGCAGGTGTGCGCAGCCATCCCGGACTATACAGACCATCTGCCTGCCCTCAATGTATAACGATCCTAACGATCCCCCTTTTGGCACAAGCTGTGAGATCACTGGCTTTGGAAAAGAGAATTCTA CCGACTATCTCTATCCGGAGCAGCTGAAAATGACTGTTGTGAAGCTGGTTTCCCACCAGAAGTGTCAGCAGCCCCACTACTACGGCTCTGAAGTCACCACCAAAATGCTGTGTGCTGCTGACCCACAGTGGGAAACAGATTCCTGCCAG GGAGACTCAGGGGGACCCCTTGTCTGTTCCATCCAAGGCCACATGACTTTGACTGGAATTGTGAGCTGGGGCCGTGGATGTGCCCTAAAGGACAAGCCAGGCGTCTACACGAGAGTCTCACGCTTCTTGCCCTGGATTCACAGTCACACCAGGGAACAGAATGGCCTAGCCCTCTGA
- the PLAU gene encoding urokinase-type plasminogen activator isoform X2 — MRALLAHLLLCVLVVSDSKGSRELQVPYCGCLNGGTCMSNKYFSSIHWCNCPKKFGGQHCEIDKSKTCYEGNGHFYRGKASTDTMGRSCLAWNSATVLQQTYHAHRSDALQLGLGKHNYCRNPDNRRRPWCYVQVGLKQRVQECMVHNCADGKKPSSPPEELQFQCGQRTLRPRFKIVGGEFTTIENQPWFAAIYRRHRGGSVTYVCGGSLISPCWVVSATHCFINYPKKEDYIVYLGRSRLNSNTQGEMKFEVENLILHEDYSADTLAHHNDIALLKIRSKEGRCAQPSRTIQTICLPSMYNDPNDPPFGTSCEITGFGKENSTDYLYPEQLKMTVVKLVSHQKCQQPHYYGSEVTTKMLCAADPQWETDSCQGDSGGPLVCSIQGHMTLTGIVSWGRGCALKDKPGVYTRVSRFLPWIHSHTREQNGLAL, encoded by the exons ATGAGAGCCCTGCTGGCACACCTGCTTCTCTGCGTCCTGGTCGTGAGCGACTCCAAA GGCAGCCGTGAACTTCAAGTTCCAT ACTGTGGCTGTCTAAATGGAGGAACATGTATGTCCAACAAGTACTTCTCCAGCATTCACTGGTGCAACTGCCCAAAGAAATTCGGAGGGCAGCACTGTGAGATAG ATAAGTCAAAAACCTGCTATGAGGGGAATGGTCACTTTTACCGAGGAAAGGCCAGCACTGACACCATGGGCCGGTCCTGCCTGGCCTGGAACTCTGCCACCGTCCTTCAGCAAACATACCATGCCCACAGATCTGATGCTCTTCAGCTGGGCCTGGGGAAGCACAATTACTGCAG GAACCCAGACAACCGGAGGCGACCCTGGTGCTATGTGCAGGTCGGCCTAAAGCAGCGTGTCCAAGAGTGCATGGTGCATAACTGTGCAGATG GAAAAAAGCCCTCCTCTCCTCCAGAAGAATTACAGTTTCAGTGTGGCCAAAGGACTCTGAGACCCCGCTTTAAGATTGTTGGGGGAGAATTCACCACCATCGAGAACCAGCCCTGGTTTGCAGCCATCTACAGGAGGCACCGGGGCGGCTCTGTCACCTACGTGTGTGGAGGCAGCCTCATCAGCCCTTGCTGGGTGGTCAGCGCCACACACTGCTTCAT TAATTACCCAAAGAAGGAGGACTACATCGTCTACCTGGGTCGCTCAAGGCTTAACTCCAACACGCAAGGGGAGATGAAGTTTGAGGTGGAAAACCTCATCCTACATGAGGACTACAGCGCTGACACGCTTGCTCACCACAACGACATTG ccttgctgaaGATCCGTTCTAAGGAGGGCAGGTGTGCGCAGCCATCCCGGACTATACAGACCATCTGCCTGCCCTCAATGTATAACGATCCTAACGATCCCCCTTTTGGCACAAGCTGTGAGATCACTGGCTTTGGAAAAGAGAATTCTA CCGACTATCTCTATCCGGAGCAGCTGAAAATGACTGTTGTGAAGCTGGTTTCCCACCAGAAGTGTCAGCAGCCCCACTACTACGGCTCTGAAGTCACCACCAAAATGCTGTGTGCTGCTGACCCACAGTGGGAAACAGATTCCTGCCAG GGAGACTCAGGGGGACCCCTTGTCTGTTCCATCCAAGGCCACATGACTTTGACTGGAATTGTGAGCTGGGGCCGTGGATGTGCCCTAAAGGACAAGCCAGGCGTCTACACGAGAGTCTCACGCTTCTTGCCCTGGATTCACAGTCACACCAGGGAACAGAATGGCCTAGCCCTCTGA
- the LOC101018959 gene encoding LOW QUALITY PROTEIN: uncharacterized protein C10orf55 (The sequence of the model RefSeq protein was modified relative to this genomic sequence to represent the inferred CDS: inserted 2 bases in 1 codon), whose translation MELEVHGCPGRDSGGGFIKGPMLQGLQGEGKLDPVPKPTLPXPSRLTLFVSSSHMEDHGFPARRNGLTQASFIYQMPAGWGSPGGFFLPCRSVPTPVVLKPPLPPCPISWGEPGPAMDGSGRTPAP comes from the exons ATGGAACTTGAAGTTCACGGCTGCCCTGGAAGAGATTCGGGAGGAGGCTTCATCAAAGGTCCCATGCTCCAGGGACTCCAGGGTGAGGGTAAACTGGACCCAGTCCCAAAACccactcttcc tccctctcGCCTCACCCTGTTCGTATCTAGTTCTCACATGGAAGACCATGGGTTTCCAGCAAGGAGAAATGGATTGACCCAAGCAAGCTTCATCTACCAGATGCCCGCAGGCTGGGGCAGTCCCGGCGGCTTCTTCCTCCCTTGCCGGTCAGTGCCAACCCCCGTGGTTCTCAAGCCTCCGCTGCCACCCTGTCCCATTTCCTGGGGAGAGCCTGGCCCTGCTATGGATGGAAGCGGGAGGACCCCCGCTCCCTGA
- the PLAU gene encoding urokinase-type plasminogen activator isoform X3, translated as MSNKYFSSIHWCNCPKKFGGQHCEIDKSKTCYEGNGHFYRGKASTDTMGRSCLAWNSATVLQQTYHAHRSDALQLGLGKHNYCRNPDNRRRPWCYVQVGLKQRVQECMVHNCADGKKPSSPPEELQFQCGQRTLRPRFKIVGGEFTTIENQPWFAAIYRRHRGGSVTYVCGGSLISPCWVVSATHCFINYPKKEDYIVYLGRSRLNSNTQGEMKFEVENLILHEDYSADTLAHHNDIALLKIRSKEGRCAQPSRTIQTICLPSMYNDPNDPPFGTSCEITGFGKENSTDYLYPEQLKMTVVKLVSHQKCQQPHYYGSEVTTKMLCAADPQWETDSCQGDSGGPLVCSIQGHMTLTGIVSWGRGCALKDKPGVYTRVSRFLPWIHSHTREQNGLAL; from the exons ATGTCCAACAAGTACTTCTCCAGCATTCACTGGTGCAACTGCCCAAAGAAATTCGGAGGGCAGCACTGTGAGATAG ATAAGTCAAAAACCTGCTATGAGGGGAATGGTCACTTTTACCGAGGAAAGGCCAGCACTGACACCATGGGCCGGTCCTGCCTGGCCTGGAACTCTGCCACCGTCCTTCAGCAAACATACCATGCCCACAGATCTGATGCTCTTCAGCTGGGCCTGGGGAAGCACAATTACTGCAG GAACCCAGACAACCGGAGGCGACCCTGGTGCTATGTGCAGGTCGGCCTAAAGCAGCGTGTCCAAGAGTGCATGGTGCATAACTGTGCAGATG GAAAAAAGCCCTCCTCTCCTCCAGAAGAATTACAGTTTCAGTGTGGCCAAAGGACTCTGAGACCCCGCTTTAAGATTGTTGGGGGAGAATTCACCACCATCGAGAACCAGCCCTGGTTTGCAGCCATCTACAGGAGGCACCGGGGCGGCTCTGTCACCTACGTGTGTGGAGGCAGCCTCATCAGCCCTTGCTGGGTGGTCAGCGCCACACACTGCTTCAT TAATTACCCAAAGAAGGAGGACTACATCGTCTACCTGGGTCGCTCAAGGCTTAACTCCAACACGCAAGGGGAGATGAAGTTTGAGGTGGAAAACCTCATCCTACATGAGGACTACAGCGCTGACACGCTTGCTCACCACAACGACATTG ccttgctgaaGATCCGTTCTAAGGAGGGCAGGTGTGCGCAGCCATCCCGGACTATACAGACCATCTGCCTGCCCTCAATGTATAACGATCCTAACGATCCCCCTTTTGGCACAAGCTGTGAGATCACTGGCTTTGGAAAAGAGAATTCTA CCGACTATCTCTATCCGGAGCAGCTGAAAATGACTGTTGTGAAGCTGGTTTCCCACCAGAAGTGTCAGCAGCCCCACTACTACGGCTCTGAAGTCACCACCAAAATGCTGTGTGCTGCTGACCCACAGTGGGAAACAGATTCCTGCCAG GGAGACTCAGGGGGACCCCTTGTCTGTTCCATCCAAGGCCACATGACTTTGACTGGAATTGTGAGCTGGGGCCGTGGATGTGCCCTAAAGGACAAGCCAGGCGTCTACACGAGAGTCTCACGCTTCTTGCCCTGGATTCACAGTCACACCAGGGAACAGAATGGCCTAGCCCTCTGA